The following are encoded together in the Sparus aurata chromosome 1, fSpaAur1.1, whole genome shotgun sequence genome:
- the LOC115584746 gene encoding zinc finger protein 345-like isoform X2 has product MFSLKQAGLLAKLGADFVVNIKMSSVECLRGFINERLTAAAEEIFGVFQKTIVEYEEEIDRQRKLLDVVCKPEIKLYRIELPQQRVCMKDEVLADQLLSNQERNSSLDQEDPEPPQIKEEQEELCCSQEGEQLVLKQETDTSLLIPPYKESDHGEPEPNSDHQLLSHNSHVAESQDQEGGKHGDSGSTSATEPEPKKRNVHNSKKLFKCDTCGRDFKLKSNLKVHLRTHIDEKPYLCNTCGIRFKLRMSLIHHMRVHTGEKPFSCNTCGKEFRIKKTLSLHMKVHTGEKPFSCNTCGKDFRSSRNLLDHMRVHTGEKPFPCNTCGKRFRIRQSLSLHMRVHTGEKPFSCKTCGKGFRSSSNFFNHMRVHTGEKPFSCKTCGKDFRSSSNLLSHMKVHTGEKSYLCKICGKDFRYSGNLLEHMKVHTGEKPYSCSTCGMRFCWPSQMKSHIKIHEGENMLTSSLDQEEPEPPQIKEEQEELCSSQEGEQLVLKQETDASMLIPPYEESDHSEPKPESDHSEPEPESDHSEPESNSDHQFLSHNSDVAESQDQEGGKHGDSGSTRAAEPEPKKRNDAYNNEKPFACDTCGRDFKRKADLNAHLTIHTGEKPFSCNCCGKSFRMRKSLILHMRIHTGEKPFSCKACGKDFRSSCNLMIHMRVHTDEKPFSCKTCGKDFRSSGSLLSHMKVHTGEKPYLCQTCGKKFSWPVQLKRHVVHECKNLSTCKTPEVVQT; this is encoded by the exons ATGTTTTCATTGAAACAGGCTGGTTTATTAGCAAAACTTGGAGCCGACTTCGTTgttaacattaaaatgtcttctgtcGAGTGTTTGAGAGGTTTCatcaacgagcgactaactgctgctgctgaagaaatattcggAGTTTTTCAGAAAACTATCGTCGAGTACGAGGAGGAGATCGACCGTCAGCGCAAACTGCTGGATGTCGTCTGTAAACCCGAAATAAAGTTATACAGGATAG agctcccacagcagcGTGTCTGTATGAAGGAcgaggttctggctgaccagctgctcagtaaccaggagaggaactccagtctggaccaagaggacccagaacctccacagattaaagaggaacaggaggaactctgctgcagtcaggagggagagcagcttgtactgaagcaGGAGACTGATACCTCTCTGTTGATTCCTCCTTATAAAGAAAGTGACCACGGTGAACCAGAACCAAacagtgaccaccagctcctctctcacaactctcatgtagctgagagccaaGATCAGGAAGGAGgcaaacatggagactcaggatcaacTAGCGCTACAGAGCCAgaaccaaagaaaagaaatgttcacaatagtaaaaagctttttaaatgtgacacatgtggaagAGATTTTAAGCTGAAGTCCAACTTGAAGGTTCACCTTAGAACCCACATAGATGAGAAGCCATACTTGTGCAACACATGCGGGATAAGATTCAAACTGAGAATGTCATTAATTCATCACATGAGAGTTCACACAGGTGAAAAACCATTTTCTTGCAACACCTGTGGGAAAGAAttcagaattaaaaaaacattaagtcTTCATATGAAagttcacacaggtgagaagccatttTCTTGCAACACCTGTGGAAAGGATTTCAGATCCTCTAGGAACTTGTTGGACCACATGAgagttcacacaggtgagaagccatttCCTTGTAACACCTGCGGGAAAAGATTCAGAATTAGACAATCATTAAGTCTTCatatgagagtccacacaggtgagaagccatttTCTTGCAAAACCTGTGGAAAAGGTTTCAGATCTTCTAGTAACTTCTTTAaccacatgagagtccacacaggtgagaagccatttTCTTGCAAAACCTGTGGGAAGGATTTCAGATCTTCTAGtaacttgttgagccacatgaaggtccacacaggtgagaagtcATATCTTTGCAAAATCTGTGGGAAGGATTTCAGATATTCTGGTAACTTGTTGGAACACATGaaagtccacacaggtgagaagccatatTCTTGCAGCACCTGTGGGATGAGGTTCTGTTGGCCATCACAGATGAAAAGTCACATAAAAATTCATGAAGGTGAAAATATGTTGacctccagtctggaccaagaggaaccagaacctccacagattaaagaggagcaggaggaactctgcagcagtcaggagggagagcagcttgtactgaagcaGGAGACTGATGCCTCTATGTTGATTCCTCCTTATGaagaaagtgaccacagtgaaccAAAACcagaaagtgaccacagtgaaccagaaccagaaagtgaccacagtgaaccAGAATCAAACAGTGACCACCAGTTCCTCTCTCACAACTCTGATGTTGCTGAGAGCCAAGATCAGGAAGGAGgcaaacatggagactcaggatcaacTAGAGCTGCAGAGCCAGAACCAAAGAAACGAAATGATGCTTACAATAATGAAAAGCCCTTTGCATGTGACACATGTGGGAGAGATTTTAAGCGGAAGGCTGACTTAAATGCTCACCTTacaatccacacaggtgagaagccatttTCTTGCAACTGCTGTGGGAAAAGTTTCAGAATGAGAAAATCTTTAATTCTTCATATGAGAATTCACACGGGTGAGAAGCCATTTTCTTGCAAAGCCTGTGGAAAGGATTTCAGATCTTCTTGTAACTTGATGAtccacatgagagtccacacagatGAGAAGCCATTTTCTtgcaaaacctgtggaaaggaTTTCAGATCTTCTGGTagcttgttgagccacatgaaagtccacacaggtgagaagccttaCCTTTGCCAAACCTGCGGCAAGAAATTCTCTTGGCCGGTACAGTTGAAAAGGCATGTAGTACATGAATGTAAAAATCTGAGTACCTGCAAAACCCCGGAGGTTGTTCAGACTTAA